The bacterium genome has a window encoding:
- a CDS encoding Maf family protein, with translation MHKKIILASASPRRKELLELIGLEFEIIPSCIDENVENKPFSTKLIENLAVEKAGDIANKITIPAIIIGSDTVVIIDNKILGKPKDKKDAFNMLKMLSNNTHQVISAIAVIDTETGKTMKDSVISNVSFKELSDEEINAYIETGEPMDKAGAYAIQGLASMFVKSINGCYSNIVGISVFKLTEMLKEFGVKLL, from the coding sequence ATGCATAAAAAAATCATTCTTGCTTCAGCCTCTCCAAGAAGAAAAGAACTTCTCGAATTAATAGGGCTTGAGTTTGAGATAATTCCTTCCTGTATAGATGAAAACGTAGAAAATAAACCGTTTTCAACAAAATTAATTGAAAATCTGGCAGTTGAAAAAGCAGGCGATATCGCAAATAAAATCACTATTCCTGCAATTATCATAGGCTCTGATACTGTCGTAATAATTGATAATAAAATCCTGGGCAAGCCAAAAGATAAAAAAGATGCCTTTAATATGCTTAAAATGCTGAGTAATAATACTCATCAAGTTATTTCTGCAATAGCCGTTATTGATACAGAAACAGGAAAAACTATGAAAGATTCTGTTATCAGCAATGTAAGTTTTAAAGAACTTTCTGACGAAGAAATAAACGCTTATATAGAAACAGGCGAGCCGATGGATAAAGCAGGAGCATACGCTATACAAGGATTGGCAAGCATGTTCGTTAAATCAATAAATGGCTGTTATTCAAATATTGTCGGGATTTCAGTTTTCAAGCTCACAGAAATGTTAAAAGAATTCGGGGTTAAACTGCTCTAA
- the ruvC gene encoding crossover junction endodeoxyribonuclease RuvC: MRIIGIDPGMAIVGYSILDCEAESKNILVNCGSIQTDKTLSNATRLLEIYNDLSHLLKTYKPNIASVEQLFYFKNAKTIIPVAQARGVILMTLEMFNIPIYEYTPLVVKQTITGYGRADKKDVKEMVEILLSGQKLPKLDDAVDAIAIALCHTMCDVG, from the coding sequence ATGCGTATAATTGGTATTGATCCCGGCATGGCTATAGTCGGATACAGCATTTTAGATTGCGAAGCCGAGTCGAAAAATATTTTAGTTAACTGTGGATCTATCCAAACGGATAAGACCCTGAGCAACGCAACAAGACTGCTTGAAATTTATAATGACCTCTCACATCTTTTGAAAACATACAAGCCTAATATTGCTTCTGTTGAGCAGCTGTTTTATTTCAAAAATGCAAAAACTATTATTCCTGTTGCCCAGGCTAGAGGGGTAATTCTTATGACCTTAGAAATGTTTAACATCCCAATCTATGAATACACTCCGCTGGTTGTGAAGCAAACTATAACAGGCTACGGAAGAGCAGACAAAAAAGATGTTAAAGAAATGGTAGAAATTCTATTAAGCGGTCAAAAGCTTCCAAAGCTTGATGATGCTGTAGATGCTATTGCAATAGCACTTTGCCATACTATGTGCGATGTCGGATAA
- a CDS encoding biotin transporter BioY has product MNNRIIKNVKNTKFLRRFPRLNTGSLVIVVICTFLIIISTFTPIPQLILSIPQEALINPADFFAKANSMGKITNVFYYIPQIPIVLMIAAIMGPRLGMLSVILYILAGLVGFPIFAGGGGINYYMQHGFGYILGFIPGVYTVGNILSGKLKSFTTIRASIVGVTAVHFIGVIYLTIVLFIKHESIFTVFGWIWQLSGMQFFYDVIFSVLAIIMGRFLRKVLWIAMD; this is encoded by the coding sequence ATGAATAATAGAATTATAAAAAATGTTAAAAATACCAAATTTCTGAGAAGATTTCCGAGATTAAATACGGGTTCTCTTGTTATTGTTGTGATTTGCACGTTTTTAATAATAATATCAACTTTTACACCAATTCCTCAATTAATACTCTCAATACCCCAGGAAGCGCTTATTAATCCGGCAGATTTTTTTGCTAAAGCAAATTCAATGGGAAAAATTACAAATGTTTTTTATTATATTCCTCAAATCCCAATAGTGCTTATGATTGCGGCTATTATGGGACCCAGACTCGGAATGCTGTCGGTAATTCTGTATATTTTGGCAGGATTGGTCGGATTTCCGATATTTGCAGGTGGTGGAGGCATAAATTATTACATGCAGCACGGTTTTGGGTATATTCTCGGATTTATTCCCGGTGTATACACTGTTGGAAACATTCTTTCAGGAAAACTAAAATCTTTTACGACCATAAGAGCCTCGATAGTTGGTGTAACCGCAGTGCATTTTATAGGCGTAATTTATTTAACAATTGTACTTTTTATAAAACATGAATCAATCTTTACAGTTTTCGGATGGATATGGCAGTTAAGCGGAATGCAGTTTTTTTATGATGTGATTTTTTCTGTGCTTGCAATAATTATGGGCAGATTTTTGAGAAAAGTTCTCTGGATTGCAATGGATTAA
- the rimI gene encoding ribosomal protein S18-alanine N-acetyltransferase, producing the protein MSNIIVRKMETKDIEQIMEIESVIFGEYHWTPQSFISEIENEYGNYFTALDRDTNEIIGYAGFWLIFDEAHITTIAVKPNLQNKGLGETLLQHMIDVGYAKNAKWFTLEVRAGNIPAQNLYYKYGFKSLGLRKKYYQDNEEDALIMWTENIWDTSFTALLKDLKEKLKLRNSLTRT; encoded by the coding sequence GGAAATTGAATCTGTTATCTTTGGTGAATATCACTGGACTCCTCAATCTTTTATAAGTGAAATCGAAAATGAATACGGAAATTATTTTACTGCTTTAGATAGAGATACGAACGAGATAATCGGTTATGCAGGATTTTGGCTTATTTTTGATGAAGCGCATATTACAACAATTGCGGTTAAGCCAAATCTTCAAAACAAAGGTTTAGGCGAGACACTGCTTCAACATATGATAGATGTCGGCTACGCAAAAAATGCAAAATGGTTTACACTTGAAGTAAGAGCAGGAAATATTCCGGCGCAAAATCTTTATTACAAATATGGTTTTAAGAGTCTTGGATTACGCAAAAAATACTATCAGGACAATGAAGAAGACGCTTTGATAATGTGGACAGAAAATATATGGGATACAAGCTTTACAGCCCTGTTAAAAGATTTAAAAGAAAAATTGAAATTGCGAAATAGCCTTACTAGAACATAA